The window AAGGCGACATACCCTGAATCTATTCGCCGGCTACCGCCTTGTTCTTGCGGCGGCTGTCATTTTTTGGATTTATTGGAAGGGATAAAATGGTTGCTCACTTGATTGCCGTTCTGGCTTCTTTCATCATCGAAGTCATTTCCTCTTCGGGCTATCTGGGAGTCGTCTTACTGATGGCCATTGAGAGCGCCTGCATTCCCCTTCCCTCGGAGATCATTATGCCCTTTTCTGGCTATTTGGTCTTTCGAGGGGATTTTGAATTATATCGGGTAGGGCTTGCCGGGGCTTTCGGCTGCGTTGTTGGATCCATCCCGGCGTATTATCTTGGCCTTTACGGCGGTCGGCCGCTGGTAGAACGCTACGGAAAATACGTCCTCATTTCCCACCGAGATTTAGACCTGGCGGACCGCTGGTTCGACCGCTACGGGGATTGGGCCATATTTTTCAGCCGCCTTCTCCCCGTGGTGCGCACCTTCATCTCTTTCCCGGCCGGAGTGGCCAGGATGAACTTCCAGCGGTTTGTCCTCTATACTCTCCTGGGTTCTTTTCCCTGGTGCCTGGGACTGGCGTACATCGGGATGAAATTAGGTCAGAATTGGGACACGCTGGGCGTATATTTCCACCGGTTTGACATGGTGATCGGCGGCCTTATCGTCGTTGGGATTGCCTATTACCTCTGGCGTCATTTCAAAGGAAGAAAGGGTTAGGACTTCTTCTCTTCTGATTTGCTCGAAGGTGTATCGCTCTTGGGCGTCTCGGTCGTCTCGCTCTTCTTAGATTCTGGGGCGTTATCTTTCCAGCCTGAATCCTTCTTCTTATAATCGGTTACGTACCAACCACTTCCTTTAAGCTGAAAGCTGCAGTTGGAGATAATCTTGGAAACCTTTCCGGAACAAGAAGGACAGCGGCTCAAGGGCTGGTCCGAGAATTTTTGCACGATTTCCGTTGTTTTCCCGCACTTATGGCATCTATATTCGTAAATGGGCATCCTTACAACCTCCAAATTTTCCCAAACCAAAAAGGCGCAAAGTTCTTCACGCCTTTCCCATTAGCACAAGGGTTTTCGTAGTTTGGTTTCATTCCTGATAATCTGCGTTGATCTGTGTCCAAAGAAATTCTTTATTAAATTTATGCACGCTGGCAAAACTTGTCAAGGGCTGACGGCTCCGCATCAAGCCCGCATTTTTCCCACCACGGCCGGTACCGCTCAAGCCACAGCCCGACTTGGGGATCTTCAAAAGATTTCAAAAGTTCATACGTCATGCGGTGGACGCCTTCTTCTTCGACTCTCTTCTCTTCTGGTCGGAGAAAGAACCTTTGGGGGTCCAGGCTGAACCGGATGACATGGATGAGCTCATGGGTAACAACATATAAGAGTAAAGGTTCTAATAAAGCTAACGATGAGGGTTCCGCCCGGACCGCATTCAAGATCTTGTCGTCTTGCAGGCAAATTCTGTAAAACTCTTTGGTCCCGCGTTTCAATGGCGGCGTTCTTTTACTGTACTCATATTTGCAAATCTGGGCTAACGCTCTACGGGTCTTCTCCTGACTTTGCAGGTTGGCCAGGGTTTGCAGATCATAAGGAAATTGTTCCAAATTTTCCAGACTTACCTGAAAATAATCTTCGGCCAGGGATTCGGCGATTTCCAGAGCCTCTCCGACCCATAGACGCTGCTTTCTGTTGAAGAAAAGGGACTCAGCCATAATAATTAATTAAATCCAAAATTCGAATGTCGAAATCCGAAATTTCTATGATTTCAGATTTGAGATTTCAGATTGAAGATTTTGAATTTTTCAATCTGAAATCTGCAATTTTTCTTTAATCTACATGCGAACTTGCGGATTTCATGTTTAGAATTTACCCTACCCCGTGTGTCCAAAACCTCCTTCGCTCCGGGTTGTGTCATCAAGTTCATCGGCCCATTCTAAGACGGCTCGGCATACTGGAGCGATGACCAACTGAGCGATCCGGTCCCCCGGCTTAACCTGGAAGGGCTGGTGGCCCAGATTGATCAGCAGCACTCCTACTTCCCCCCGGTAGTCCGCATCGATCGTTCCGGGCGTATTCACCAACGTAACCCCATTTCTCAAAGCCAGCCCGCTTCGAGGCCGAACCTGTCCTTCGTAACCCGCGGGAATAGCAAGGGCAATACCCGTTGGAATGAGTTTACGCTCGCCGGGGGCCAAAGTCACTTCTTCTTCCAAACCGGCAAAGAGGTCCATCCCCGCGGAATGTTCCGTCATGTACCGGGGAAGAGAAATTCCCCTGTTTTGATTTGCCTGCACTCTCATGACCTTTATTTTGAGCATTTCCTTCCTTGTTTAGGCGGCCAAAAGGGTTTTCGGAATGGTTTTTTCGGTGACCGGACCTAACACGGTCAGAGAAAAAGAATCCGGCCGAAAAATCTCTTGGGCCAGCGAACCGATTTCCTCAGCCGAAACTTTCTCGATACCTTCGATGATCTCCTCGGTACTGACAAAGCGATGAAAAAATATTTCGTTTTTAGCCAGACGGCTCATGCGGCTGTCCGTACTTTCCAGGCTCAAAAGAAGATTGCCTTTCAGCTGTTCTTTGGCCGAACGAAGCTCTTTGGGCCTGATGGAATTTTCGGCCAACCTCTTCATCTCCCGTAGGATGACCTGCAATACCCGATTGAGGGTATGATCCCCTGTTCCCACATAGACCCCCAACAGGCCGCTGTCCACGAAAGAGGAAGCGAAAGAGTAGACCGAGTAGGCCAGGCCCCTTTTTTCCCGCACCTCCTGGAACAACCGGGAACTCATTCCTCCTCCCAAGATGGTATTTAAAATCGTGAAAGCGTAACGCCGGGGGTGGACCACAGAAAACCCTTGAGTCCCCAGCAGCAGATGAACCTGTTCCAACTGCTTATTTTTCACCTGAATCTGGGGATGGGGGCGGGGAGGGTGGATTTTCCTTTCTTTAGGCCGCGGCCGGATTTTCCTTAGGGCCTCCTGTACAGGCCGGAGTAGGTCTTCATGTTTTAACTTGCCGGCAGCCACGATAATGGGCGGAATTTGCAGGTAGTGCTTAAGGAAAAAACCCTTGAGCGTCCGGCGGTCCATTCGGGAGATGGTGTTCAACCGTCCCAGGATAGGAAGCCCCAGGGGATGGTGGGGCCAGAAGGATTGGCTGAATAAGTCGTGAATGTATTCATCCGGAGTATCCTCGACCATGTTGATTTCCTGAACGATGACCTGGCGTTCTTTCTCCAACTCCTCGGCAGCAAAAAGGGAGTTGAGGTAAAGGTCGAACAGCAGATCCAAGGCGACCGGAAGATGCTCGGCCATAACTTTGGCGTAAAAGCTGGAAAATTCTTTGCTGGTGAAGGCGTTGAGGATTCCCCCCACCGCATCGATTTCTTTGGCAATCTGCCGCGCCGACCGGCGCTGGGTGCCCTTGAAGAGCATGTGCTCGATGAAATGGGAAATTCCATTCTCTTCGCTACGCTCATCGCGCGACCCGGCCTCAACCCAGATCCCGACAGAAACCGAATGGACACTAGGAATTTCCTCGGTGACCACCTGAATTCCGTTGGGTAAAACAGTTTTTTGGACCATAATTTTTAGTAAAAGCTTTCAGCTGTCAACGATCAACCCTCAGCGTGGTTGCTGTTTTTGCTGATTGCTATTCTTTTTTTCTGGTAAGGGATGCCCCAGGGCTTCCTTCCGGCTCAGTTTGATCTTGCCCCGCTCATCGATACCGATGACCTTTACCAAGACTTCATCCCCTTCTTTGAGTACATCTTCGACGTTATTTACTCTCTCCTTGGCCAGCTGAGAGATATGGACTAAACCGTCGGTTCCGGGAAAGATTTCTACGAAGGCCCCGAACTCTTTTCCGTCGGGTTTGCGGGCAATGGAGGTCACTTTCCCCAAGTAGAGTTCTCCGACTTCTGCTTCTTTGGTCAATTGCCGGATCTTTTGGGCTGCTTGGTTGGCAGATTCCATATCGGCAGAGAAAATCTGGACTAAACCCCCATCCTCGATGTTAATTTTTACTCCGGTTTCCGCCTGAATTCCCCGGATGACCTTTCCTTGCGGTCCGATGACTTCGCGGATTTTGTCCGGCTTGATTTTTAGGGTGAGAACCCGCGGGGCATAAATCGAAAGCTCAGCCCGTGGTGTGGCCAGGGCGTTGGCCATTTTTCCCAGGATAAATTCCCTTCCTTCTTTTGCCTGGGCGAGGGCTTGCCTGAGAATTTCCCGGGTCACGCCCGAGATTTTGATATCCATTTGGAACCCGGTAATGCCGTTTTTCGTCCCCGCCACTTTAAAATCCATATCGCCGAAATGGTCTTCGTCGCCCATGATGTCAGTGAGGATGGCCACCTTATCGCCTTCTTTGATCAATCCCATGGCAATTCCGGCTACTGGGTTTTTAATGGGAACACCTGCGTCCATCAGGGCCAGGGAGGCCCCACACACCGTGGCCATGGAAGAGGATCCATTGGACTCCAATACCTCAGAAACAATCCGGATCGTATAAGGAAATTTTTCGTTGGAGGGAAGGATGCGGCTAATGGAACGCTCAGCCAGAGCCCCGTGGCCGATGTCCCTGCGGCTGGGGCCGCGCAACATGCGTACTTCCCCAACGCTGAAAGGCGGAAAATTATAATGGAGCATGAAGGATTTAAAAGTTTCCCCGCTAAGGGCATCGATCTTCTGCTCATCATCGGCCGAACCCAAGGTGACCACGGCCGAAACCTGGGTCTCCCCCCGGGAAAATCTGGCAGACCCGTGGGTTCGGGGAAGCCACCCGATCTCAATATGGATGGGGCGAACTTCATTGAGGGCCCGCTCATCGATCCGCCGATTCTGCAGGAAGACCGGCTGGCGGGAAACAAATTTTTCTAACGCTTCATAATAATCCTTGATCTCCCGGATCTTTTCAGGAAATTCCTCCAACAGAGACGTCAGCGTCTCCTGGCGGACAGTTTCAAGTTGTTCGTTACGCGCCTTTTTGCGAGCGATGGCAAAGGCTTGGCTAATTTTTTCTTGCCCCGCAGTGCGCATCCTCTGCCGGAGCGCTTCCTCGCCCAAAAGCACCCGCTGCCCGAGGACGGGGTCGACAGAAAGCTCCGGAACCGGCCTTTTCTCTATGGTTATCATCATCGGTTCTCCGGCCGCTCTCCGTTTCTCATTCTCCAGCCGGATCCGTTTCTGTTTTAGCTCCTCTTGCAGATCAAGAAGGGGTTGAAGCGATTGGTGGCCAAAGAAGATGGCTTCCAAAAGATCCTCTTCGGAGAGTTCGTTTCCTCCTCCTTCTACCATGACCACTGCTTCTCGACTTCCGGCAACGACCAAGCTGACATCGCCTTCCTGGACCTGGCTCAAGGTGGGATTACAGATCCAATTTCCACCCACTCTTCCTACGCGAACCGCGGCCACCGGACCCTTAAAGGGGATATTAGAAATCTCCAGGGCCGCCGAAGCACCGCAAATCGCCAAAACATCCGGATCGTTTTCTTGATCCACCGAAAGCACCGTGGCGATGATCTGTACGTCATTGAAAAAACCCTTGGGAAAGAGGGGGCGCAAGGGGCGATCGATCAGTCGGGAAGTGAGAATCTCTTTTTCACTGGGACGTCCCTCGCGCTTGAAGAATCCTCCGGGAATCTTACCGGCGGCATAAGCCATTTCTTGGTAATCCACCACTAAAGGGAAGAAATCAATTCCCTCCCGTATTATTTTGGAGGCCGTGGCTGTAACCAGCACCATGGTTTCTCCGAAGGAGACCAGCACTGCCCCGTCGGCTTGCCTGGCCACAGCACCCGTCTCAAACCCAAAATCTTTGTCCCCGATAGTATAACGAACTTCAAGGCGCTCATCGATTGCTCCCATTTATTTGTCCTCTCTTTTTAGTGTAAAACTTTTTATTTCGCTGCTTCTTTCCCTTCCGAGGTCTTTTCTTAAAGAGAAAAACGCGGATAAAAAATCTGCAGAAGCGCTTGGTGAATCTTACTTATTTGCGGATTCCCAGCCGTTGAATTACCTTGCGATACCTCTCCACATCCTTCACTTTGAGGTAGTCGAGAAGGCGCCGCCTCTGGCTAACCAGTTTCAACAGACCCCGGCGGGAATGGTGGTCCTTGATATGCGTTTTAAAGTGCTCCGTCAGATAAGTGATTCGCTCGCTCAAGATAGCGATCTGAACTTCGGGAGACCCCGTGTCGGTGGGATGGACCTTAAAACCCTCGATAATTTCCTTTTTCTTTTCTGGTATTAATGGCACCTCTATCTCCTTTCTTAGGTTGGGATTAAATTCCCATCCCTCTCTCATCCTTTAATTGTGGAAAACCCGTAGAATACGCAGAACCGGCAGATCCTTGGGTAGGCCCATCCCTTCCTGCACCATGGATTCAGCAATGGCCAATAGATTGTCCGGGCCATGCAAGAGACCTACCCTCCTTCCCTCCTGTAGCCAGCCCCAATCGCCCTCCGGAAGGTCGTTGAGGCGGAGGGGTCGCCCCTGCCGGATCATCTCGGCGGTTCGTTCTTCCACTGTAATGAATCCTGCGAATTCCACACCATCCTTTAAAGGAAGGATCCGCTCTTGTACCCTTTCCTGTTCAGCCAACCGGGTAAAATCCTCCATACTCAGGGCTTGATCGAGGTGGAACTTTCCCGATCGGTACCGTCTCAGTTCCACTAAGTGAGCCCCGCAGCCCAAAGCCCGGCCCAGGTCGGCACATAGGCTGCGGATATAAGTCCCCCGGCCACAAGTGACTTCAAGGGTGACCAAGGGAAGAGAAACGTCTTTCAGGATCAGGGTATGGATCATAGTTTCCCTTTCCAGCAAACTGGGCGTCTGTCCAGCTCGGGCCCGTTTGTAGAGGGGAAGGCCACCCTGTTTGATTGCCGAAAAGAGCGGGGGAGTTTGCCGGATGGGCCCCCGGAACCGTTCCAGGACTTCCTCGATCTCTTTCCGCGTGCAGGAAACTCCTTGCTTTTCGCCAACTACTTTTCCGTCGGCGTCGAGCGTATCGGTTTCCTGACCCAATTTCATGGTGGCTAGGTAATCTTTCGTGCCCTCCAGGTTGAAGGGAACGAGTTTGGTCCCTTCATTCAAGTAAACCGGTAAAACACCCGTGGCCAGTGGGTCAAGAGTTCCTCCGTGTCCGGCCTTCTTAATTATGAGCACTTTACGCACCCGGGCCACCACGTCGTGGGAAGTCCAGCCTTTCGGTTTGTCGATGATCAATACACCGTTCAAAGAGCAGCCTGCACCCGTTCCAGAACTTTGGCCTTGACCTCGGGTAAGGTTCCCTCCACTGTACAACCGGCGGCATTGGGATGCCCTCCGCCCTGGAAATCGGCAGCAATCCGGGCCACATCTACGCCCCCCCGCGATCGCAGGCTCACCCGGTATTTAACTGGAGAAACCTCGCGAAAGAACAGGGCGACGTCTACCCCTTTTAAGGAACGGGGGAAGTTGATGAAATCCTCGGTCAAGGCCACCGAAGCCTCGGTTTCTTCCATCATTTTCTTCGTGACGAATACCGAGCTAACTCGTCCATTCTCCGCAACTTCCAAGGTTTTTAAAACCAAGGGCAGGAGCCGAAGCCGAGGGAGCGGTTGGGTTTCGTAAACCTTCTCCGCCACCTTCCATGGCTCTACCCCTGCCAGGAGGCACATCCTGGCAACGGTGAAGGTCTTCGGCGAGGTGTTGGAGTAACGGAAAGAACCAGTGTCGGTGAGAATTCCAGCATAAATATTCTCAGCCACCGCAGGGCTCATGGCCACCGGTATGATCCGGAGTAGGTCGAAGATAATCTCGGCCGTAGAACTGGCGGCAGGGTCTACGAAGTTGATGTCCCCGAAATAGCTGTTGCTTATGTGGTGATCGATGTTGATAACTTTACGGATCTTCTGCACCTTGGTGAATTCTTCTCCCAGCCGAGTCTTGTCGCCGCAATCCAGGGCGAAGGCCACATCAAACCTTCCATCGGCCGGAGCCTGATGAGTGATTTCCTCCGCCCCCGGAAGAAAAGAAAGCATCGCGGGAGTGGGATCCTGGTTTAAAACCAGCACTTCTTTTCCCAAGCCCTTTAAGGCCAAACCCAGTGCCAGAATTGACCCCAGGGCATCCCCTTCGGGGTTTTCGTGCGAAGAGATTAAGAAACGCTGGCCGCTTCTGGCTTCTTCAGCGATCCTCTGTAAGGTTTCGGTCCTTTTCTTCTTTGATAGTCTGGATGAGGCGGTCAATCTTGCTCCCGTAATCAAATGAATGGTCCACCTTAAATGATAAGTCCGGAATGTATCGCAGCCTCAGCTCCCTCCCCAACCTTTTCTTGATATATCCCATGGCGCTTTGTAACCCATGGAGGGATTCTTCTTCCTTGGGGTGACTCCCCATGGCGGAGAAAAAGACCGTGGCCAGTTTTAGGTCGTCGGTTATTTTCACCTCGGTGATGGTTACGGATTCTAAGCGCGGGTCATTCAAGTCTCTGAGAAGCATCTCGCTGATCACTTCCTGGATCAAATCCCCGACGCGATCGGCGCGCTTATAGAGCATATCCCTTAAGTCCTTTGGTCTATCTAGTCTATCTGGTCCTTTGGTCTGTCTCGGCGTTTGGTTGTTGCAGACGACCAAATAGACCCGATAGACCCATTTAATAATTTATAATCTCAATCTGGGAGTCGGCCACA is drawn from Deltaproteobacteria bacterium and contains these coding sequences:
- a CDS encoding DedA family protein, encoding MVAHLIAVLASFIIEVISSSGYLGVVLLMAIESACIPLPSEIIMPFSGYLVFRGDFELYRVGLAGAFGCVVGSIPAYYLGLYGGRPLVERYGKYVLISHRDLDLADRWFDRYGDWAIFFSRLLPVVRTFISFPAGVARMNFQRFVLYTLLGSFPWCLGLAYIGMKLGQNWDTLGVYFHRFDMVIGGLIVVGIAYYLWRHFKGRKG
- a CDS encoding zinc ribbon domain-containing protein, whose amino-acid sequence is MPIYEYRCHKCGKTTEIVQKFSDQPLSRCPSCSGKVSKIISNCSFQLKGSGWYVTDYKKKDSGWKDNAPESKKSETTETPKSDTPSSKSEEKKS
- the dut gene encoding dUTP diphosphatase — protein: MLKIKVMRVQANQNRGISLPRYMTEHSAGMDLFAGLEEEVTLAPGERKLIPTGIALAIPAGYEGQVRPRSGLALRNGVTLVNTPGTIDADYRGEVGVLLINLGHQPFQVKPGDRIAQLVIAPVCRAVLEWADELDDTTRSEGGFGHTG
- a CDS encoding pitrilysin family protein, translated to MVQKTVLPNGIQVVTEEIPSVHSVSVGIWVEAGSRDERSEENGISHFIEHMLFKGTQRRSARQIAKEIDAVGGILNAFTSKEFSSFYAKVMAEHLPVALDLLFDLYLNSLFAAEELEKERQVIVQEINMVEDTPDEYIHDLFSQSFWPHHPLGLPILGRLNTISRMDRRTLKGFFLKHYLQIPPIIVAAGKLKHEDLLRPVQEALRKIRPRPKERKIHPPRPHPQIQVKNKQLEQVHLLLGTQGFSVVHPRRYAFTILNTILGGGMSSRLFQEVREKRGLAYSVYSFASSFVDSGLLGVYVGTGDHTLNRVLQVILREMKRLAENSIRPKELRSAKEQLKGNLLLSLESTDSRMSRLAKNEIFFHRFVSTEEIIEGIEKVSAEEIGSLAQEIFRPDSFSLTVLGPVTEKTIPKTLLAA
- the pnp gene encoding polyribonucleotide nucleotidyltransferase translates to MGAIDERLEVRYTIGDKDFGFETGAVARQADGAVLVSFGETMVLVTATASKIIREGIDFFPLVVDYQEMAYAAGKIPGGFFKREGRPSEKEILTSRLIDRPLRPLFPKGFFNDVQIIATVLSVDQENDPDVLAICGASAALEISNIPFKGPVAAVRVGRVGGNWICNPTLSQVQEGDVSLVVAGSREAVVMVEGGGNELSEEDLLEAIFFGHQSLQPLLDLQEELKQKRIRLENEKRRAAGEPMMITIEKRPVPELSVDPVLGQRVLLGEEALRQRMRTAGQEKISQAFAIARKKARNEQLETVRQETLTSLLEEFPEKIREIKDYYEALEKFVSRQPVFLQNRRIDERALNEVRPIHIEIGWLPRTHGSARFSRGETQVSAVVTLGSADDEQKIDALSGETFKSFMLHYNFPPFSVGEVRMLRGPSRRDIGHGALAERSISRILPSNEKFPYTIRIVSEVLESNGSSSMATVCGASLALMDAGVPIKNPVAGIAMGLIKEGDKVAILTDIMGDEDHFGDMDFKVAGTKNGITGFQMDIKISGVTREILRQALAQAKEGREFILGKMANALATPRAELSIYAPRVLTLKIKPDKIREVIGPQGKVIRGIQAETGVKINIEDGGLVQIFSADMESANQAAQKIRQLTKEAEVGELYLGKVTSIARKPDGKEFGAFVEIFPGTDGLVHISQLAKERVNNVEDVLKEGDEVLVKVIGIDERGKIKLSRKEALGHPLPEKKNSNQQKQQPR
- the rpsO gene encoding 30S ribosomal protein S15, encoding MPLIPEKKKEIIEGFKVHPTDTGSPEVQIAILSERITYLTEHFKTHIKDHHSRRGLLKLVSQRRRLLDYLKVKDVERYRKVIQRLGIRK
- the truB gene encoding tRNA pseudouridine(55) synthase TruB, which codes for MNGVLIIDKPKGWTSHDVVARVRKVLIIKKAGHGGTLDPLATGVLPVYLNEGTKLVPFNLEGTKDYLATMKLGQETDTLDADGKVVGEKQGVSCTRKEIEEVLERFRGPIRQTPPLFSAIKQGGLPLYKRARAGQTPSLLERETMIHTLILKDVSLPLVTLEVTCGRGTYIRSLCADLGRALGCGAHLVELRRYRSGKFHLDQALSMEDFTRLAEQERVQERILPLKDGVEFAGFITVEERTAEMIRQGRPLRLNDLPEGDWGWLQEGRRVGLLHGPDNLLAIAESMVQEGMGLPKDLPVLRILRVFHN
- a CDS encoding bifunctional oligoribonuclease/PAP phosphatase NrnA — encoded protein: MTASSRLSKKKRTETLQRIAEEARSGQRFLISSHENPEGDALGSILALGLALKGLGKEVLVLNQDPTPAMLSFLPGAEEITHQAPADGRFDVAFALDCGDKTRLGEEFTKVQKIRKVINIDHHISNSYFGDINFVDPAASSTAEIIFDLLRIIPVAMSPAVAENIYAGILTDTGSFRYSNTSPKTFTVARMCLLAGVEPWKVAEKVYETQPLPRLRLLPLVLKTLEVAENGRVSSVFVTKKMMEETEASVALTEDFINFPRSLKGVDVALFFREVSPVKYRVSLRSRGGVDVARIAADFQGGGHPNAAGCTVEGTLPEVKAKVLERVQAAL
- the rbfA gene encoding 30S ribosome-binding factor RbfA, yielding MLYKRADRVGDLIQEVISEMLLRDLNDPRLESVTITEVKITDDLKLATVFFSAMGSHPKEEESLHGLQSAMGYIKKRLGRELRLRYIPDLSFKVDHSFDYGSKIDRLIQTIKEEKDRNLTEDR